The Neodiprion lecontei isolate iyNeoLeco1 chromosome 6, iyNeoLeco1.1, whole genome shotgun sequence sequence TTTGGACATTTGCCCCATGAGCATCCATCGCTAAGGCCGATTTTTCAACGATGGCCTTGAGTTTGTCGATGGCTTTGGTTAGCATTTGAACATCGTATCTCAGTCCGCTAAGGATATCACAATCTCTCTGATTCAGTTCAGAGCTATTTTCTTTAGGCACATTTTTTGTGGATTTTGACACTTCACGTGATGATCTTTTGCTCagttttcgttcaatttctagaacaaaattttgatgtaaaaaaattaattataatgatGTATTATTCGACGAGGTTCTTGGTGTTTCtagaaattattcatatcAAATTAGGTTccagaaatgtcgaaaaacgGCAATTGAATTAAACAATTTAAATAGTTTTTGTACACACCTTGAACGTGGTTTTTGCCGGTAGAGGAAGCATGTTcttgttttgatttttgcttcgGTTTTTTTCTGGGTTTGATCACATTGCTGTTTTCATCAGCTGttgactcattgtcagtttctgtcatatttttaagttttgtattttttttcttggccTTGATGCTGTTAATACAAGGAATTGGGTCAGATGTTTCAAAGGATGCTGTAACAATATATCCGCACTTCTGATTTTGCACaagagtgaaaattttgagGGCCCTATCGAAGAAGCGAAAATTGCGCCGCCATTTTGGTCACCCAAGTGTctaatttatatatgtataatatatatattgtatatattatatttacagtCTACATTTGATGCATAATCGTCATTCCTGGAGGTGTTAATGGGTTGCACTTGCATCAACTTTTCAGCAATTGCTTTATCGCCTTTGACTTTGATTCTCTGATATGCTTTTTTAGCTgcctctgattttttttctggtaACGTTCCATCCTCTGTGTATACAAATTTCTTGTCTGCTAATACTTTGAGACGTTTCATTGCATCATCATAAGTTgctagaagaagaaaaaatataacagaaatttttaaccttCCATTATTTACAAGAAATGTTGCTCTCAGCTGAACTTTTTGATGCTATACAAATTATTTggcagtgaaaaataaattttgataattttaactTTTTATTGCTCGTCTTCACATGTACACGATTCAAAATTGATGTGTTAAAAAGCTCAATGTATATTTGATCGGTATACGTCTAGATCTGAGATCAGAAGACACGAAATCAATCATGTGCTTGTGTTATTCGTTGCCACAACCCacaaaaatatatgaatttttgcaaaGCCGGCTTCTACAATATTGACTCTGTTAAAAGTTTCAGACGTAGACTATGTGACGGCTACACAGTGCAAGCTTGTGAGCTTCGGATGACCCTCAGAACCCAAGATTTTCATATCTTCTGATTTCAGCTCCGTCGACATATAACTGGGTTTACTTATAACTCTCTGAGAGCAGTGACTTTAAATACTGATCGAATCTTATGGCGTTATAGTGAGACTATACAGACGAACCTTTGTGATATGAACTGAATACGtcatcttttcaaaatttaacagTTATTCCCCTTTGATGATTATTTC is a genomic window containing:
- the LOC107226623 gene encoding uncharacterized protein LOC107226623 isoform X2; translation: MGDDKEAEEAIKAFQLVEFDPPNRKQKRGTIECVPSTWISYNPSTGRCQCKFMPPPYSVEDSELLCWLVKEQSPLQESWPVYPITLKGHATTYDDAMKRLKVLADKKFVYTEDGTLPEKKSEAAKKAYQRIKVKGDKAIAEKLMQVQPINTSRNDDYASNVDSSFETSDPIPCINSIKAKKKNTKLKNMTETDNESTADENSNVIKPRKKPKQKSKQEHASSTGKNHVQEIERKLSKRSSREVSKSTKNVPKENSSELNQRDCDILSGLRYDVQMLTKAIDKLKAIVEKSALAMDAHGANVQSFTTQYDLNLPVTTLKDFDAFDEKLKADKKFRKEFMCFC